A window of the Eubalaena glacialis isolate mEubGla1 chromosome 9, mEubGla1.1.hap2.+ XY, whole genome shotgun sequence genome harbors these coding sequences:
- the SLC18A1 gene encoding chromaffin granule amine transporter yields MPRAALDAPQWLLKKGRESRKLVLLVVFVALLLDNMLLTVVVPIVPTYLYATEFKVNTSLYPGPTTASQPALTSASSTIFPFFENNTLAIEESVPSGIAWTSDTSGTIPPPVTEAIPAHENNCFQGTEFLKEENIWVGLLFASKALMQLLVNPFVGPLTNRIGYHIPMFAGFVIMFISTVMFAFSGTYTLLFVARTLQGIGSSFSSVAGLGMLASVYTDDCERGQAMGIALGGLALGVLVGAPFGSVTYVFLGKIVPFLVLAFLALLDGALQLCILQPSKVSPESAKGTPLLTLLRDPFILVAAGSLCFANMGVAMLEPTLPIWMMQTMCAPEWQLGLAFLPASVSYLIGTNLFGVLANKMGRWLCSLIGMVVVGTSLLCVPLAHNIFGLIGPNAGLGFSIGMVDSSMMPIMGHLVDLRHAPVYGSVYAIADVAFCMGFAIGPSTGGAIVQAIGFPWLMVIIGVINIIYAPLCYYLRSPPAKEEKLAVLSQDCPMETRMHAAEKHMREFPLGEDSDGEPGYEA; encoded by the exons ATGCCCAGGGCAGCTTTGGACGCTCCTCAGTGGTTGCTGAAGAAGGGGAGAGAGTCCCGGAAGCTGGTGTTGCTGGTGGTGTTTGTTGCTCTGCTTCTGGACAACATGCTGCTCACTGTGGTGG TGCCCATTGTGCCCACCTACCTATATGCCACAGAGTTCAAAGTCAACACTTCTCTGTACCCTGGGCCAACCACAGCTTCCCAGCCTGCCCTCACTTCTGcctcttccaccatcttcccCTTCTTTGAAAACAACACCTTGGCTATCGAAGAAAGTGTGCCCAGTGGCATAGCATGGACAAGTGACACTTCCGGCACCATCCCCCCTCCGGTCACCGAAGCCATCCCAGCCCATGAAAACAACTGCTTTCAAGGCACAGAATTCTTGAAGGAAGAGAACATATGGGTTGGGCTTCTGTTTGCTTCCAAGGCTCTGATGCAACTCCTGGTCAACCCATTCGTGGGGCCCCTCACCAACAG GATTGGATATCACATTCCCATGTTTGCTGGCTTTGTTATCATGTTTATCTCCACAGTTA TGTTTGCTTTTTCTGGTACCTATACCCTGCTCTTTGTGGCCCGAACTCTTCAAGGCATTGGATCTTCATTTTCATCTGTTGCAG GTCTTGGGATGCTGGCAAGTGTCTACACTGATGACTGTGAGAGAGGGCAGGCCATGGGAATTGCCTTGGGGGGCCTGGCCTTGGGAGTGCTAG TGGGAGCTCCCTTTGGAAGTGTGACATATGTATTTTTGGGGAAGATTGTACCCTTCCTCGTCTTGGCCTTCCTGGCACTACTGGATGGAG CACTCCAGCTTTGCATCCTACAGCCTTCCAAAGTCTCTCCTGAG AGTGCCAAGGGGACTCCGCTCCTCACACTTCTCAGAGACCCTTTTATCCTGGTGGCTGCAG GCTCCCTCTGCTTTGCCAACATGGGGGTGGCCATGCTGGAGCCCACGCTGCCCATCTGGATGATGCAGACCATGTGTGCCCCTGAGTGGCAGCTAG GTCTAGCTTTCTTGCCTGCCAGTGTGTCCTACCTCATTGGCACCAACCTCTTTGGCGTGTTGGCCAACAAGATGGGTCG GTGGCTGTGCTCCCTGATTGGGATGGTGGTAGTAGGTACCAGCTTGCTTTGT GTTCCTCTGGCTCATAATATTTTTGGTCTCATTGGCCCCAATGCAGGGCTTGGCTTTTCCATAG GCATGGTGGATTCCTCTATGATGCCCATCATGGGACACCTGGTGGACCTGCGCCATGCCCCGGTGTATGGGAGTGTCTATGCCATCGCTGACGTGGCTTTTTGCATGGGCTTTGCTATAG GCCCATCCACTGGGGGTGCCATTGTGCAAGCCATTGGCTTCCCCTGGCTCATGGTCATCATCGGGGTCATCAACATCATCTACGCTCCTCTCTGCTACTACCTGAGGAGCCCCCCAGCCAAGGAGGAGAAGCTT GCAGTTCTGAGCCAGGACTGCCCCATGGAGACCCGGATGCACGCAGCCGAGAAGCACATGAGGGAATTTCCTCTGGGGGAGGACAGCGATGGGGAGCCTGGCTATGAGGCGTAG